A region of Candidatus Bathyarchaeota archaeon DNA encodes the following proteins:
- a CDS encoding AIR synthase family protein → MAGKLPVRLLRKYVFSRVGLRDPDVIVGPSYGEDASVIKVCDGKVLVVHSDPITGAEKRLGWLAVHIPCNDIAVRGAKPRWLLPTLLLPEKTGENVLDEITAQIDEAASEIGVMIVGGHTEYTVGIDRPLVAVTAMGLTDEDRYVTTSGAEPGDLVVMTKTVAVEGTAILASDMADLLSSKGVPEDVLAEARRYSGFISVVEEALTLAEVGVDAMHDPTEGGLLGGLAEMAYASNVLIEAWEDKIPVSAETRTICGALGIDPLKLISSGVVVAAIPEDKVGEASSRLKKLGGRLTVIGRVVEGKGLKLYRSDGHVEYVGEFVEDELFKLLSKLKAGRNL, encoded by the coding sequence TTGGCGGGTAAGCTTCCTGTAAGGCTTCTGAGAAAATACGTCTTTAGCCGTGTCGGTTTAAGAGACCCAGACGTAATAGTCGGTCCATCCTACGGGGAGGATGCCTCGGTCATAAAGGTATGCGACGGTAAGGTTCTAGTCGTACACTCCGACCCTATAACAGGTGCTGAGAAGAGGCTTGGATGGCTTGCGGTGCATATACCGTGCAACGATATAGCAGTCCGTGGGGCTAAACCTAGGTGGTTATTGCCCACACTCCTGCTGCCGGAAAAAACGGGTGAGAATGTCTTAGACGAGATAACCGCTCAGATAGACGAGGCTGCCTCTGAGATAGGTGTGATGATAGTCGGAGGCCATACGGAGTACACCGTCGGCATAGACCGGCCGCTCGTAGCCGTAACGGCTATGGGTCTAACAGATGAAGACCGTTATGTGACGACGTCGGGTGCTGAACCGGGCGACCTCGTCGTGATGACCAAGACCGTAGCCGTCGAAGGTACAGCCATCCTAGCCTCAGACATGGCAGACCTACTATCGTCTAAGGGGGTTCCAGAAGATGTCTTAGCCGAAGCAAGGAGATACTCCGGTTTTATCAGCGTCGTAGAGGAGGCTCTGACCCTAGCCGAAGTCGGGGTGGACGCTATGCACGACCCCACAGAGGGAGGGCTTCTAGGCGGCTTAGCCGAGATGGCTTACGCGTCAAACGTCTTGATAGAGGCGTGGGAGGATAAGATACCGGTTTCGGCGGAGACGAGAACCATATGCGGTGCGCTGGGTATAGACCCTCTGAAGCTCATAAGCTCAGGCGTAGTCGTAGCCGCTATACCTGAGGACAAGGTTGGAGAAGCCTCTAGTCGGCTGAAAAAGCTTGGTGGCCGTCTGACGGTGATAGGCAGGGTTGTCGAGGGAAAGGGGCTTAAACTCTACAGGTCTGATGGTCATGTGGAGTACGTCGGGGAGTTCGTGGAGGACGAGTTGTTCAAACTGCTCTCGAAGCTAAAGGCGGGTAGGAACCTTTAA